In Candidatus Bathyarchaeota archaeon, a single window of DNA contains:
- the mfnA gene encoding tyrosine decarboxylase MfnA — translation MREKGLPAETVLKEIEAKLGRDFAFGSGKILGSMCTSPHTLAQQVYTKFLEKNLGDPGLFPATAQLEREAIQMLGSLLSNPDAAGNIVTGGTEANILALWAFKNSKTKNGGEIIVPVSAHCSFDKAASLLGFEIVRVGLNSRFQVDEETVRRAVNAKTVAVVGIAGTTSLGIVDPIEELSEIALENGLFLHVDAAFGGFVIPFLGELGYKAPEFDFQLSGVCSITIDPHKMGLAPIPAGGILFKNSDLKEAITWKVPYLAGGETEQATFVGTRSGASVIAVWTLLQHLGREGYRKIVKRCMCLTWKLAEEIRQIHGLDIMIEPTTNVVGIKSDVFDVKQIAGELRKRGWAVSLFLRHIRIVVMPHTREEHLESFLKDLRITVKKLNG, via the coding sequence ATGAGAGAGAAGGGATTGCCAGCCGAAACTGTTCTGAAAGAGATAGAGGCTAAGCTCGGCAGAGATTTCGCGTTTGGATCTGGCAAGATTCTAGGGTCTATGTGCACTTCGCCTCACACTCTGGCCCAGCAAGTATACACCAAGTTCTTAGAGAAAAATCTAGGTGACCCGGGGCTTTTCCCAGCTACTGCTCAACTGGAAAGGGAAGCCATCCAAATGTTGGGCTCGCTTCTGTCAAATCCAGACGCTGCCGGAAACATTGTCACTGGAGGAACTGAAGCCAATATACTCGCCCTCTGGGCCTTCAAAAATTCAAAAACGAAAAACGGCGGTGAAATTATCGTGCCTGTCTCGGCACATTGCTCCTTTGACAAAGCTGCGAGTCTACTAGGCTTCGAAATAGTTAGAGTGGGGTTGAACAGTCGTTTTCAAGTGGATGAGGAAACCGTTAGGCGGGCGGTAAACGCTAAGACAGTGGCAGTAGTGGGCATAGCCGGAACCACGAGCCTAGGCATAGTAGATCCCATTGAAGAGCTTTCAGAAATAGCCCTAGAAAACGGCTTATTTCTACACGTGGACGCAGCCTTCGGAGGATTCGTCATCCCATTCTTGGGGGAGTTGGGATACAAAGCGCCCGAATTTGACTTCCAACTGTCCGGCGTCTGTTCTATCACCATAGACCCGCACAAGATGGGTTTGGCTCCTATTCCAGCTGGCGGAATTCTTTTCAAGAATTCGGATTTGAAAGAGGCGATAACGTGGAAGGTTCCATACTTGGCTGGAGGCGAAACCGAGCAAGCAACTTTTGTAGGCACTCGTTCCGGGGCTTCTGTAATAGCGGTTTGGACGTTGCTCCAGCATTTGGGAAGGGAAGGCTACAGAAAAATCGTTAAGCGTTGCATGTGTTTAACATGGAAACTCGCTGAAGAAATTAGGCAAATCCACGGGTTAGACATTATGATAGAGCCTACTACGAACGTTGTAGGCATAAAATCTGATGTTTTTGACGTTAAGCAAATAGCTGGAGAACTGCGAAAACGAGGGTGGGCGGTTTCGCTTTTTCTACGGCATATAAGAATCGTAGTCATGCCACATACAAGAGAGGAACACTTGGAAAGTTTCCTAAAAGATTTAAGAATAACAGTCAAAAAGTTAAACGGTTAG
- the panB gene encoding 3-methyl-2-oxobutanoate hydroxymethyltransferase: protein MELEDKIKQKKGKDKIVMLTAYDYQMAKILDEALLDLILVGDSLGMVFQGCKDTKSITMEDMVYHTRAVARGAQNTPIIGDMPIHSYDTLEMALENARRFLEAGANGVKIEGNKPEIIKALLDAGIPVMGHGGLLPQTAEAYRVRGKTPEEAERIFQDTLEIDKYGVFSIVLECIPESLAKKITENVKAPTIGIGAGKFCDGQVLVINDMLGLDENFAPKYLKKYTNLNKIIKDVVERFTEEVRSGAYPDEEHTYH from the coding sequence TTGGAGCTCGAAGACAAGATTAAGCAAAAGAAAGGAAAAGACAAAATCGTGATGTTGACGGCTTACGATTATCAAATGGCGAAAATCCTCGATGAGGCTCTCTTAGATCTAATCCTCGTAGGCGACAGCCTCGGAATGGTTTTCCAAGGCTGCAAAGACACAAAAAGCATCACGATGGAAGATATGGTTTACCACACAAGAGCCGTGGCACGAGGAGCTCAAAACACACCTATTATCGGAGACATGCCCATACATAGCTATGACACTTTGGAAATGGCGCTAGAAAACGCCAGGCGATTTTTGGAAGCTGGAGCCAACGGCGTAAAAATAGAGGGAAACAAGCCAGAAATAATCAAGGCGTTACTAGATGCGGGCATTCCAGTTATGGGACATGGGGGACTTTTACCTCAAACAGCAGAAGCCTATAGGGTGCGAGGTAAAACTCCAGAGGAAGCTGAGCGGATATTTCAGGACACTTTGGAAATCGACAAATACGGCGTCTTTTCCATAGTTTTAGAATGCATCCCAGAAAGTTTGGCGAAGAAGATTACAGAAAACGTTAAGGCGCCAACGATTGGCATTGGTGCTGGAAAATTCTGTGACGGACAGGTTTTAGTCATAAACGATATGCTGGGACTCGATGAAAATTTTGCACCTAAGTACTTGAAAAAATACACAAATTTGAACAAAATCATTAAAGACGTTGTAGAAAGGTTTACGGAAGAGGTGCGTTCAGGCGCCTATCCAGATGAGGAACATACCTACCATTAA
- a CDS encoding 2-dehydropantoate 2-reductase — MDADKIFVLGAGAIGSIYGALLSRKKDVTLIGSQTHVEAIRAQGLKFTGDIDQNFRLKADIRITEIPSNTIILLTTKAHDSVRAVSHIKRMLRKDTVILVLQNGLGNEEIVKELVGDEVEVLRGLTMMAAEFLEPGKIRVWKNETIIAKSKTAQEIAALFNDCGLETRISRNITNEVWNKLVLNSVINPLTALFHIRNHEIASDTLKWVRHEIVQECLAIGKAEGIYLKIDLDELDRRILSYTNLSSMCQDVMKKKKTEIDFLNGKIAELGHKHMIPTPVNQTLTCLTKFLEEKPVGARRQD; from the coding sequence ATGGACGCTGACAAGATTTTTGTTTTGGGTGCTGGAGCCATTGGAAGCATTTACGGCGCATTACTGTCAAGGAAGAAAGACGTTACTTTGATTGGAAGCCAAACACATGTAGAAGCCATACGCGCTCAAGGCTTGAAGTTCACGGGTGATATAGATCAAAATTTTCGTTTAAAAGCAGATATAAGAATCACCGAAATTCCATCCAACACGATCATTCTCTTGACAACCAAGGCTCATGATTCTGTTCGAGCTGTAAGCCACATAAAAAGAATGTTAAGGAAAGACACAGTCATACTTGTTTTGCAGAACGGCTTAGGAAACGAAGAAATCGTCAAAGAACTAGTTGGCGACGAAGTTGAAGTTTTGCGGGGCTTAACGATGATGGCTGCCGAATTCCTAGAACCCGGAAAAATCCGGGTCTGGAAAAATGAAACAATCATAGCGAAAAGCAAAACAGCTCAAGAAATAGCCGCCCTTTTCAACGATTGCGGCTTGGAAACACGTATTTCAAGAAACATCACAAACGAAGTTTGGAATAAACTCGTTTTAAACAGCGTCATTAACCCCCTAACAGCGCTTTTCCACATTCGAAACCATGAAATAGCGTCTGACACGCTCAAATGGGTTAGACACGAAATCGTGCAAGAATGCCTCGCCATAGGAAAAGCAGAAGGAATATATCTCAAAATAGACCTAGATGAGCTTGACCGCAGGATTCTGAGCTACACCAACCTTTCTTCTATGTGTCAAGACGTAATGAAGAAGAAAAAGACAGAGATCGACTTCCTAAACGGCAAGATAGCAGAACTCGGACATAAACACATGATTCCAACGCCTGTAAACCAGACATTGACTTGTCTAACAAAATTCTTGGAGGAAAAACCAGTTGGAGCTCGAAGACAAGATTAA
- a CDS encoding phosphopantothenate/pantothenate synthetase, whose product MKIKISERHPRAESLRIREKLIEGFETGVVAHAGLTAHGRGEAFDYLLGEKTVPQASKAIRAAAALLLTAENPVISVNGNTATLTAKEVVALVGIIKAKIEVNLFYRTAEREEAIKNLLEKAGAKLVLGVGEKASARIPEVGSERRRVDPRGMLVADVVLVPLEDGDRTEALVKMGKKVIAIDLNPLSRTAKKASITIVDNVVRAMPLLVETAKKLQKENREKLGEILQGFNNTENLGKCIGLIRERLSELAAKGKFLDLEKVEKYGR is encoded by the coding sequence ATGAAAATTAAGATTTCAGAGAGGCATCCTCGTGCTGAATCGTTGCGGATACGTGAAAAGCTCATAGAAGGGTTCGAAACGGGCGTCGTAGCTCATGCCGGGCTCACAGCTCACGGCAGAGGGGAAGCCTTCGACTACCTTTTAGGCGAAAAAACCGTTCCGCAAGCATCTAAGGCTATAAGAGCTGCAGCCGCCCTGTTATTGACGGCGGAGAACCCGGTTATCTCCGTGAACGGAAACACAGCTACGTTAACAGCAAAAGAAGTAGTAGCACTAGTCGGAATTATCAAAGCAAAAATAGAAGTAAATCTCTTCTACCGAACAGCCGAAAGAGAAGAAGCAATCAAAAACCTTTTGGAAAAAGCTGGGGCGAAGTTAGTTTTAGGCGTGGGCGAGAAAGCTTCAGCGCGTATTCCGGAAGTAGGAAGCGAAAGGCGTCGTGTAGACCCGCGGGGGATGCTCGTGGCCGATGTGGTTCTAGTTCCTCTCGAAGACGGAGATCGGACCGAAGCTCTTGTCAAAATGGGAAAGAAAGTTATAGCCATCGATTTGAACCCGCTTTCCAGAACAGCAAAAAAAGCCTCAATCACTATTGTAGACAACGTCGTAAGAGCTATGCCATTGCTTGTGGAAACAGCAAAAAAACTTCAAAAAGAAAACAGAGAAAAACTTGGGGAAATTCTGCAAGGGTTCAACAACACGGAAAACCTTGGCAAATGCATAGGTCTAATCAGGGAAAGACTGAGCGAACTAGCTGCTAAAGGAAAATTCCTCGACTTGGAAAAAGTGGAAAAGTATGGACGCTGA
- a CDS encoding GHMP kinase has protein sequence MKTAEAFAPAHITGLFQICDESADPLYKGSKGAGVLMKHGVKTKVTLKNAPENNLEIWINGRKTVSANVSETVAKDFLSKLKEKIAVTVEHTVHVPIGAGFGSSGAAALSLALTLNRALNLGLTSIETAQTAHTAEILCKTGLGTVIAETFGGLEIRTEPGASGIGKVQHIPINDDYKVVCLSFGSLSTRKALTDTKLRRRINEWGGKLLESLMEEPNLKNFLRLSKRFAEHTGLITERVRRVLNETDASGIVCSVPMFGEGAFSIAKKDDLETLLEIFRRHGSADKILVSEIDFGGARLL, from the coding sequence ATGAAAACTGCGGAAGCCTTTGCTCCAGCACATATTACGGGCTTGTTCCAGATATGCGATGAATCAGCCGACCCGCTATACAAAGGTTCGAAAGGCGCAGGAGTCTTAATGAAACACGGAGTAAAAACCAAAGTAACCCTAAAAAACGCTCCGGAAAACAATCTGGAAATATGGATAAATGGGCGTAAAACGGTTTCCGCAAACGTTTCCGAAACCGTAGCAAAAGATTTCCTATCCAAACTCAAAGAAAAAATCGCGGTGACAGTTGAACATACCGTTCATGTGCCGATCGGCGCGGGTTTCGGCTCAAGCGGAGCTGCAGCTTTAAGTCTCGCTCTAACACTCAACAGAGCTTTAAATTTGGGCTTAACTAGCATAGAAACCGCTCAAACGGCGCACACAGCAGAAATTCTGTGCAAAACAGGGCTGGGCACGGTCATAGCCGAAACTTTCGGTGGATTAGAAATACGCACAGAGCCAGGAGCATCCGGAATCGGAAAGGTTCAGCACATTCCAATAAACGACGACTATAAGGTCGTTTGCCTAAGCTTCGGAAGTCTATCAACCAGAAAAGCTTTAACCGACACGAAGCTTCGCCGACGCATCAACGAGTGGGGCGGAAAACTTTTAGAAAGTCTCATGGAAGAGCCAAACTTGAAGAATTTTTTGAGGCTCTCTAAAAGGTTTGCAGAACATACGGGGCTAATCACAGAAAGGGTTCGTCGGGTTTTAAACGAAACAGATGCTTCAGGAATTGTTTGCAGTGTGCCCATGTTCGGTGAAGGGGCCTTTTCTATAGCCAAAAAAGACGATTTGGAAACGCTTCTCGAAATCTTCCGGAGACATGGCTCTGCAGATAAAATCCTCGTCAGCGAAATCGACTTTGGAGGAGCGAGACTATTATGA